Proteins from a genomic interval of Antedon mediterranea chromosome 5, ecAntMedi1.1, whole genome shotgun sequence:
- the LOC140048999 gene encoding post-GPI attachment to proteins factor 2-like isoform X2: MGVALHITPRLLFATVYYNYYGDMKHVVETKRKGFVLCNRVGYVSHICEIFCLLGLTCVSSTEDFGIHRNCFTGFGICSFLNMFLSCVLSHWPRISKSQMECCSAKKKLYIFLANVTSFALVMYLYWRHNAYCEPYVYSFFAMFEYAVIMTNMAFHSIAIDDFGKKYIMLLEDGR, from the exons ATGGGCGTGGCACTGCATATAACGCCACGCCTTTTGTttgctacagtatattataactATTATGGTGATATGAAGCATGTTGTTGAGACAAAACGCAAGGGGTTCGTTTTGTGTAATCGTGTCGGATATGTATCGCACATTTGTGAAATCTTCTGCCTACTTGGACTAACATGTGTATCGTCCACTGAAGATTTTG gAATTCATCGTAACTGCTTTACGGGATTTGGTATTTGTTCCTTCCTCAACatgtttctctcctgtgtgctAAGCCACTGGCCCCGTATTTCAAAGTCTCAAATG GAGTGCTGCAGTGCGAAGAAGAAACTTTACATATTTTTAGCAAACGTCACATCATTTGCTTTAGTAATGTATTTGTACTGGCGACATAATGCATACTGTGAACCCTATG TTTACAGCTTCTTCGCCATGTTCGAGTATGCAGTAATTATGACGAACATGGCCTTCCATAGTATAGCAATCGATGACTTTGGAAAGAAGTATATAATGTTGTTGGAGGATGGACGAtaa